GGTCGGAGTCGCTGGAACCGGGGACCGGAAGCGACGCGGAAACCTGCTAATCAACACACCTGAGGCGCTCCTGCGTCACGTGACTTCAATGACGCTATTTCGCGTCATCTGCTGCGACGAAAATGGAGTTTCCTATCTGGGAACATCACTCGTCTGTTTTCATGATTCATATGTCCGTTCATCTTCTGACAGTCGCGTTAGTGTAAATACCAAGTTTGTACAATAATTGTCATGGTCATTAGTGCCATGTATTAATAAAATGGTTGTTGGAATTGTTGCTAAAGCCTTAAAACAATGCTTTCTACGCGGGTTGTGCCACTTCAGCCTACTGGACCAAATCACATACACAACTTCATAAACGCAAAAGCCAATTTTAACACTTTTAATCGATCACTCTCCTGAAAAACCGATCAATGACCCAGGCAGCCCTATTGTCACAGGATGGATCTGATGACTGTATtcaaagataaaaacaataGCAAAGAAatatgtaaaaacaaaaaaatcagcaaaatgGTGCTAAATTCAGGCACTTAAAGGatcctttctttattttgtgTTGTAATACAAAAGCATACAGGAGAGAAGATCCCTTTCATTGAACTCCATTAGATTGTACACATAAAATGACTAATAATTACATACaggtattttttttctctgtagcTACATCCACAACTACCTCGGCCCTCCACCGATTAGCATGCATGGTCTCCCTGCTGTCGCGCTCCTGCCACAGATCTTCGCAAGTGTGAGAATATCGCGTAGAGGAAAACAAAACGCAGAAATATAAAACATGTCAGGAGACAGTAGGCAATGAGAGTTAATGGTGAGACCACACACGTTGGACCAGACTGATGTACGATTATGTTGTTCGAACTGTTTTTCGCTCAGTCTTTGATGCACCCGGGGCCAAAGTAACCCTCCCGCCATCTGTACGCGCAAGCTTCGCCCAGACGGGGCAGCGGGGACCAATGGGGGAGAGCGTTGTGACGTACGAAGCTGTTACATCGAAAAGAGAGGGGAACACAAAAGGGGGTCAGTACCCTAAAGGTTATCTTACACTCGCTATATGAAGAACATGCTGTTAGCTTCTTGTTATTCCTTTGGTGCAAAACAGCTCCAGGCTTTGATCTGAAAGACAACTGAAAAGGGGACTTTCACCAGGCTGCggaaacacaaaacagcacGACTGAGTCCAGCGAGGAACATGTGGGATTCTGAacatttttacccccccccccatgcccgGAATTAGGAACAGACCTCCTGCTTGTACGTCCAGAGGAATGATTTTCTTTTAGTCGTAATGATCAAAAGCTGTAGAAAAATAAGTGAGATCTTTTATTTAAACCATAGTTTCTACAGTTAGGCTTCATCTTCACAAACGAGTTACCGAACCGAAGAATAATCTCTATCAATATATTCCTATCTACAGGGCTAACGACTGTGCAAAATACTCAGAGATGGCAGGCTACTCCAAGCGAACGAAAAGAGACGGAAGACTAGCCTCATCCTGCAAGCGCAGAGCGGACCTCTATAAAAATGTCCAACTAAAAACACTTTGACCAGACTTAATTCTTCATGTAGACGAGACCGCCAAAGTGGGTCAGCTAGTTCCTCTTAAAGACAGGTTACTTTCTCCTCATtggaaatgagaaaaaaaagaaaaagaagggtGATCTGGTAAAACATTCTCGTAGTCTAGCCTAAAGCGTGTTCTCCCAACGCACGGAATGACGAGGTGAAAGCAGAAACTGGAAGTGAGCGCAGAGCATCGATAGCAGTGAGGGTATTCTTTATTCTTGCATTAGCATGAGGGAGTTCGGAAAAAAGCGCGTAGCCGAGGCTGGATTACGAAGAGAGCTTGCAGAAAGAGAGACGTTTCCTTATCGCGGAGGGAAACTTGGCCCCAGTCTTCAATTTCACCACTCCGCCGCGTTTATGCCACTTCCTTACCAGATGTCTACGTAGTGTTGATGTTAGCAGTGGCGGGTGATCGTTCTCACTGCGTGAAAGCAGTCGGTCGGACGGTCCCGACGCGTCAAGTGTTCCATGGTGAAGCCCACCACCGATCGGATCGCACAGGGTTAATATGGACTACCACCGAATGTCATCCAGAATAGATGTAAAAACAGGTTCCCCAACCAAAATAGATTGTCTCATTAAAGTGAAGTCTGTCTCATTAAGTGAAGTCCTTCAAGCAATTAAATAACACAGACCGTAGCCAGATCTTCCAGTCCAACCAATCACGTGTATTCATTTAGTGAACGCAGCCACCACGGCCCACATCAGTTCATTGGAGTTGGGCTTTGTGCTCTCCTTCtctggctccagctccagcaggctGTGGACCCTCTTCATCCCCAGGTCGTACTGGTCATCTTGGAGCGGGGCGAAAGCGTTCTCCAGAACGTCGGACGAGTGGGCGAGGAGAATCAAGGCGAGGACTCGCTTGTCCATGCGGTGAGGATCGTTGACCCACTTCTCTAAGACAGAGTCCTGGACCTTCTTGATCAGGCGCTGCAGGCAATAACAAGTCGACCCATCAGAGATGGCAGAATTCAGCATTTACGGGATCAAAACCGCGTCTTAAGTGACGTTAAGTAACACCATATTCTGATCGATAGCATTTGATTTGTCCATTAAATGGGATACGTACACGATGGCACGCAGCTTAGACAGCCTGTGATTCTTTTTCTTGGGGTATCCGGCTGTTGTTCGGCTGTTAGTCGGTGTTAAAGTCCAGCTAGAATGTTAAGACCGCTAAACTTAAGGATTTTTAAGGACTAGGGCCACATTTGCATGAAGCTACCTGGCTTTTATCATGCGCCACAATTATAAAATGCCACtttacacattttctgttaagaCAGCCTGCATACGTTTCACCgtcttcaaacaggaagtaagcaAAGTGCAGAAGTGCAGAAAATCTGCTTGCAGTGAATCATTGACATTTCCTAGTGTGCAGCCCCTGACAGGCTTCAAACACTGCCGAAGGGAGAGCGATAAACCAGGACAGCTCACCTGCTTAATGATGCTGTTGGTCAGCGGATGTGTGGTCATGTCAAAAAGCAGGAAGTTCTGTTTCTCTGTGGTCAGGACACCTTTCTCGACCAGATTTTTTGCAAGACGCTCCCTCACGTTCCTCAGCTGGTAGTGCAGCTTCAGGGGATTCCAggtttctcctgcaggagggAGTTTTAGGGAAATTAGCCAGGCAGTGTGACGTTTCCAAAAAAGGTGGCAGCACACGGAGATGGGTAAAGTATCTCACCACTTAGCAGCTCTATCCAGCTCTGGACAGTCTCTGGAGGTTGGGTCTCTTTTATGTGCTTTAAGGCCTCATCTAGCAGCACATCCCCTGTCGGAGCATCTGATTTGCAGATTACCTTTGCAAACAAAGGGAACCTGTTTGAACCTGGGAAAAGTGCTGTCATCCGTCTCAAACTAATCACACATCCTGTGTGTCCAGGAATCCCTGCACGTGCCACGGCAGAGTTTGCACAGAAAAGTGCTTAAACAGAAGCAAACCCAGGAAATGGTTGCATACCAAGAAAAGATGGGGCTGCAGCGGCTGCCACATGCTTTCATGGAGCAGCCGGAGCAGTGACCACATCAGCGATCCCCTCACCTTCCGTGAAAGCAGGCTTTTTCTCCGAGCACCACAGGGCTCTAACTGTAGCCTCCCTCTCAGGGCCAGTTCCACAAGCATACACCCACGGAGACCGGAAGAAATACAGTCGTTCCAGAAAGACGTGTAACCCTGGGGGAGGGAAGACAAACAAGGTGCAGCGTCTGTTATTATAGCTGACGTGTTGCTGTGATTAGCCGCTGTTAGCCGCAGCTACGCGGCTAATGTCAACCTCCAAAAGCCCAACTTTGACCAAAAGTTGCCGTGTAGCAAAAAGGTAACGGCATCGGTTGCTTAATGGCGGACGGGGCTCCGCTTTAGCTCGCTGTGTGCGCCGAAATAAAAGTCTTTTCCCCTCAACAGACGAGTGACACGCTGTTGTGCGGCTAACAACGCGGAGCCAAATTGGCTGCAAACGCGGTTTGTAACAGTGATTCCCTGCAAGATTACCAGGTAAAAACTCGCTTTATGGGCAGTTGCCTGGGTGGAAAGTAAACAATATTGCACTGCCAATCTGGCTAATGACGGCTATAATAGCGTCAGACGACGGAAGCTCGGTTTacgggtttaaaaaaaaacaaaaaaaaaaaaacacctctcgATCCTTGAGGCCCAACAGCAACACCTCCTCCATCAATGTAAGCCTGGTCTCCTTAGAATCCCCAccctcgtcgtcctcctcctcgccgcGGCGAGCCTCGTCCTCCTCCGTGGCggtctccctgtccctgtcggCAGCGGCGCTGCGAGTGGCCTCGGTCCTCCTCTGGACGAGGGTCGAGGTTCTTTGCGCGAGAGAGGCCATTGCTGGTGCTATGAAACGATCGAATACAGAGAGAATCGCCTACCTCGACCGCTTGGGAAACCGCGGAGCATGTACAATTAACGTTAAAAGAAAGAATGGGGGTGAATATTGGGTCGGTCGGATCAAGAAAGTCGTTTTGCGTTAAGCTCGGCTCGGAATTCCTGCTTCGACTCTGCCCACTTCCTGATCCAACATGGCGGCTGTGGTAGTGACGTAGGCTGTGCAATTACGCGGACGTGAACGCATCTTCGTTGCCTCCAGGAAGCGTCCGGAAAACTCAAACACTCGTCACCTACAGTGAATCGTAGTCAGGTTGAAACATATTAATTACTCATAAGCAAAAAAAATTACGTGCCTAATATTTGTAGTACAGTATATACTAATACACGGTCATGCAGCAGGTTGTGTTAGGATCAACGCTTTGACTTTGATGATGGGAAAATCCAAGATGGGAAGATCTGAAACATCGAAATGTAATCAGCCCATTATGGCCCAATAtcaacatttcattaaaaaaaaaaaaatcgtttaTAACTGAATGGTTTTACTAACACGTATTGGCGGAGGTTACAAAATGGGAATAAAGATGAGAGTGGCAGCAATGCGTGACATAAATGGGCTTATATTATATTCCGACACTATTCTCGAATTTATACACAGGTAAGCGAAAGTGAACTGTGGAATTAATATAAAAACAGTATAAGCCATGTCTTAGATATAAATCTCTAATTTAGAACATTTCTTGTCCCGTACCGAGTTATATTGCACGATGTAATATCAACTATGACCACACGGTGGCAGTCTCTGGAAAATAACAAACCCAAACGACATCTGCCGGTTATTAAATGGTCATAAGGGATGTGTAGAAATCCAGTAAAAGGAACATTTGTGCGTCTGGCTTGTATTGTTGAAGAGCATCCATTCTCCCTGCCCAGCACAGAAGCCCGTGGGACTGATTCATGATAGGggcctttctgtgtggagttagTATGTTCTCTCCATGTATGTGTGGGTTTTCTCAAGATCCCACTTTACTCCTACAGTCCAACAATATGCACATTGGACATTTTCTGTAACGGCCCTTGATTGAGCCTTGTGCAGGGGGGTGTTCCAGCTTACTTCTCTCATTTCGACAGGAAGAGGCTCAAGCACATCTCGCGACCTGGAAGAGTAAGGTTGTTAAGAGAAGACAGATGACTGTTTATATGCAGATCATTCATCATGCACAAAACCTCTCAGTGGCATTGAAAAATTGCAATATTTCACCAGACACCATTCTGGCAGAGAAATGTAACTGTAGACGGTTCCAAAGTTGCAATCTGCTTTTGGGAAATGTTCCTGATCTTTGACCCTAGattcaggaaggaggagagcaggagtggCTTTGGAAGACGACCTTCTATGGTTTGTAATGTCAGGTACCAGGCACCCTCTCCCCAGGCAGCTGTGAAATGTTACAGACAAGAAGACCGATTAATCTACATCGGGTGGTTGGGTGAGAGCAAGAGGCAGCGTATGAATTATTTAATATCACATCAATTCAAAGCATGATGCAACTCCTCCCAAACAAATAGGCAATGGCCGGCACATTCTACATAAATAGGTTCTGAGATCAGGATATTGGGTTGGTTagataaacatttttaaaggtGTTCTGTCTCCAAGTTCATTATCGTCCATGTCGTTCCTGAAGGGTAACGAGTAAATAAAACGCTGTCCTTGACCTCTGCATTGTTGGTGGACTTTCAGACGTTTGGATCCTGAATATGGGTCAAATTCTGGATAATCGGTCCTTCATACACACAGCTGGGACATATTCTCTGTTTAGCATCATCAACCTGCACAAgtctgcatttttttcttttgataaGGTTAAAATATctggattttgtttttattagcagAACATACAAGTGGACCAGGGGTTCTAGAAGGCGCAGAAAGCTGCTAACAAACTGAATCGGGCAGAAGATGTGTGGTTCCTCTGTGTATGTCTGCCTTGTCTCAAGTGTAATGGAAATGGAAGGCACTTCATTGTAGCACTCAGAAAATGCTGGAAAAACTTAGCAGCGATACAGAAATCACTGGTTACTGAGGAAGCATTCACTGTGGCCTGGACTACATCCAGTACAGgcaaacatgcttgtttttTCCCTGAGGAATCAGGAAAAATCCATGAAGTAACACCATCATATGATGGTTGGTTCACCATCACCAGCATGCTGCATCTTAAATGCCCTGAAGAAGAGGCAAAAAGAGAAAGGGCCACTCTAAaggctgctaatgctaagctaatttgACGGTTGATGACCTTAATGAGCATCTATAAAACTTACGATTTTTGCAAGTTACTTGATAAATCCTGCCCAAGAAATCCCGACACTTCAGAGACTGGGGAAAACTGCTGCAGGGAACAAACGATGCCTTCTCGGACATCAAGGAGGCCGTATGTGTGGCCCTAAAAATTCCTTGGAGAGATTATTCCCCAGAGGGTTGGAAATATGCTCAGTGTAAACAAGCCCTTCTGCTACCATCGAGACAGTTGCCTGACACTCTGACCATATAGGTAGCATATTTGCACTCAGTCCAAGATGACAAGATGCACAAGTGGAAAATAGTCCAATGAAGCTCTGCCAGTCAGTGCAGGAGTCCTATATTGTCTGCAATAAAAGAAGCCTCAACCAGTCCATTAATAAGCATTAAAATAGGCCACCTGGCATAAAAATGTAACCATTACACTTGCTATAAATCTTCCCTGGCACATTATCTCATCATCTGCCACCATGGTGACACCGTTTATAaacctctgtgtctgtgtgaagcCTCCTCAGGACCTGTGGTTTCAAATAATGTGGACAAAACATCTGCACacatggagagagggggggtggggggtggtggagCTGACAACATGCTGAAATCTGTCCCTGGAGTCTTAAAGCAGGCCACACTCAGGCCCATATTGGAGCCATTTCCTGTCTCTGGATTGGGCAAAAAGGTTGACCCTTGTGTCGCCTGTATTAATGTACGAgagcacactcacacacacacacacacacacacacggttttggGATGACACCCCCACTTAGAGAACTCGGGGAGTCGCCAATGCAGCGCGGTAAGTGAATTACTGGATGTCTCAATCAGCTGCAACATCTCACAGGAGAATAAGGGCTTGAATATAATTATCTTTAATAGCTCAGGGCACTTAAAGGCCTGGGTGAAAACTAGAAGGttgtaaaacacaaaagagaatCTCAATTTTGGGGGTGTATGCAGAGAGATGGATAATGAAGATGCTATCAGCTTTCTCGCAGCTTGTTGTAATAAAAAGAAACGAGATCTGAAAATGGGGTTAAGTGTCTGGGAATAATTGCAGCATAAAGGGTCACGTCTGCAGATTTGTCAGTCACCGGAGCAGTTTTCTGTTCAGCACCGGTGGGAAGAAGAACATCTGGGCATTAGCGCTGCCAtggcagctcctggtccaggaaTATGCGGGTTTACGGGCCAGGTGGCCCGACGAGACTTATTCTCATACAACCGACCAGAAACAAGAAGTGAAAGtgggaaaagctgcagaatcGTGCCCGTTTCTGCACACAATCACAGGAAGCGCTTTCCTTTCACCCCATTCCCAGTGACACGAATAATAAACAATGAGGTGATACGTCTGCAGCCAACGAGCCGCTGGCATCAGGCAGAGGCAGAAATCATGAGGCGTGTCGCCCTGTTTGTCACGTTTCACCTCGGAAATCCGAATGACCCGTCCAACGAGAGCTCCACTTTCCAATCGTGATCAAATCCCAGCGTCACTATAGCGGCAGCAGCGGTGCGATGGACCTTGCTGCGCCTCTTCCTCCCATGGAGACGCCAGACAGCCATCGTGTCCCAGTGATGTAATTGAAGCCAGAGTCTGAAGGCAGACCCGAAGTGTTAAATTCTCACCCATATGGCTGCAATCAGAGCAgagctcagctgtcaatcaaccTGCCAATAACGACCAATTCAAACCAAAGCGATCAGACGAATGAACGTCTGAGCGAGTATCGCTGACAGGAACGAGCGAAAGCAACAGGAAGCCCTGCTCTGGGACTACCAGACGCCAAATAAAGGGAGCAGTAAAGACGGGGCCCGTTGTTTTAACAGCCAGGCCAAAATGCAGATTTAAGACAGACAGGCTGAAATGAAATTAGCACAGTTGTGTAAAAACCCGACAGAGGTCCACAGGGAG
The sequence above is drawn from the Takifugu rubripes chromosome 6, fTakRub1.2, whole genome shotgun sequence genome and encodes:
- the LOC101077594 gene encoding Golgi phosphoprotein 3, whose protein sequence is MASLAQRTSTLVQRRTEATRSAAADRDRETATEEDEARRGEEEDDEGGDSKETRLTLMEEVLLLGLKDREGYTSFWNDCISSGLRGCMLVELALRGRLQLEPCGARRKSLLSRKVICKSDAPTGDVLLDEALKHIKETQPPETVQSWIELLSGETWNPLKLHYQLRNVRERLAKNLVEKGVLTTEKQNFLLFDMTTHPLTNSIIKQRLIKKVQDSVLEKWVNDPHRMDKRVLALILLAHSSDVLENAFAPLQDDQYDLGMKRVHSLLELEPEKESTKPNSNELMWAVVAAFTK